The stretch of DNA GACCAATTCTACGAGGATTCTTTACCGCCGTCATCGAAACCAAAGTCGTTTCAAAGTATCTTCAAAGGTAACACGAATGATTTCTTCGTTCTCGGGATGAAGTTCACCAGGAAAGCTATCAAGTTGTATAGTAACTTCTATCAATCTGATATCATTGTTTGCTCACCTCTAGGTCTACAAATGATCGTTGAAAACActgacaaaaaaaagagacagGATGACTTCCTCTCCTCTATCGAGATTACCATCATCGATCAATTACATTCCATTGAATATCAAAACATCTCGCATCTATACACCATTTTTGAGCATTTGAATAACATCCCAGATGAACAACATGACGCAGATTTCAGCAGAATTAGAATGTGGTACATCAACGACCAGGCCCGATTCTTCAGGCAAACGATGGTGTTTACGAAATACATCTCCCCCACGGCTAACTCAATAATCAACGGCAAGTGCCGCAACTGGTCCGGCCGTTGGAAGAACCACAGAATTGTGTCTAACGAGGCTTCTCATATTGGTAAGTTAAGCCTAAGAGTCCGCCAGATCTTCCAAAGATTCGAGGTCACCGGTGGATCCATTGTAGACGAACCAGACTACCGGTTTAAGTTTTTCACAAGCGTTATCATCCCAGGTATCTTGAAGAGTACCGGATACGAGGACGGGATACTGATATACATCCCGGAATATACGGATTATGTCAGAGTGAGAAACTacttgaaagagaaaacacGCATTTTATTTGGTGATATAAACGAATATTCAAGTCAGAAGCAGCTCACCGCAAATAGATCTTTATTCCAACAGGGAAGGCTAAAAGTGTTACTCTACACGGAAAGATTGCACCACTATAGACGTTATGAAATAAAGGGTGTCAAAAGCGTTATTTTCTACAAACCACCCAGTGATCCGGAGTTCTATACAGAAGTCGTTCGGAACATTGGGAGAAATGCATTTTTGGGAAACACAGATCTTAATATATCCACTGTGAGGTGTATTTACTCGAAGCTGGATGCATTGGCCTTGGAGAATGTTGTCGGAACTCAACGGGCGGGTGTTCTGTGCCACGGTCAAAATGAAATCTACGAATTTAAGTAATTGTACTTTCCATTTCACATGCATCAAAGCTAAAATGGCTGGATAAACCTTTGATACGTGACCCACCTTTTTATAGATTTGTAATTATAGATATCAGCATTTGTTTATTAGCAGTTCTTCATCTCTCTCTTACAACTTTAGTTTAACCGGTGTTTTTTGTATACCGCAgtaactttttttttcattatAATTATTTGTGGATTATTCGAGCAGGATTGGAGTGGATATTTATGAAGGAAGGTTGTATGAACGTGTACAAGGACCACCGCTGCACCCAATCAGAGTGTCATCTCAAGTGAGTGTACCACATCTGCTCTTTTTAGGACTATACACAGAAACTTGTTATGAAGATACAAACGAATGCTGTTAACATCCTGGAGAGAACCTCAGCGTTTTTGGAGTCGGGGGTGATTCAAAAGGTCCCCGCGTGGTACAATGTCGTGGCAGCGAACCCGccaaaaaagaagtttgaaCGAAAGCCCATATTTGTAAATCCGTCAACGGGCAAAGCGCGTGTTAACCTGAAGTCCTTTTTGGACAGTAAGAGAAATGCGCATGAAATATACAAAACGAGATACAGCATGGCGGATAAACAGGTCTCGCACAACGCATTGTACAGGCCGCCGAAACTAGTTTATCTAGAAGATCAACTGAGACAGTTATTTTATGACCAACACCCGTGGGAGAGGTCCAGACCAATGATTCTAATTGAGAATAATGTAACCCCGAAATTTGACTGGAGCAGAATTCAGCAGCTCGGTAAGAGACTGGACGGTGAAAGCGTTGTTCAAAGGGCGTTGTTTTTATTGGAAGGGGGACATTGCGATTCTCTTTCTACCGCTTACGACAAAGCAAGGTTCGAGTTTTACCGTATACGGATGCAGCAAGAACTAGAGGAGCAGATTTCTCAAGAAGAGGCAGCCATGTATGGTTCGGTCTACACCCAATCTGCCATAGAATTCGGTCttgaaaaggaaggaaagGTCATAGAAACGTGGAAGAGGAGAGTTATTAAGGAAACTGAAGCTATGTTGGCAAGACGTGCAAGCCCATCCGAGTCGTGGAACCCAGAGGAATTGGAAGGTgaaaacgaagaaaccGCTGAAGAGAAGGATGGACAGGAAGTAGAGAATCTGTTCCTATAGTTTGGGAGAAAAATAGGAAGCCCAGCCTCATGTAAATATGTAAGAGAAGGAATTCAGCATCCACATATTTGTTTCCctttccttcaaaaatagTTAACATAATCAATTCATTATAATATCGGACTCTCGTCTTGAGTCAGTCATATGTATTTCTTCAGCGGAACGTCACACGCCGCCGACAACAGGGCACCACCCACGGAATTTGTAGAAACAACATCCAAGAGTTCTCACGGCGACAACACCTGGAAATTCAAATTGCGACGCAAAAACAGCAGGCAAAAACAGCAAGGAAAAAACATGTCGAGAAATTCCAGTGGAAATTCGAGTTCACGGACAAACCCAGTCATAGTCACTTGATTGATGTtctgtatatatataaaactAGGGTAGTTAATGAGACtctgctcttcttcatgtAGCTTCGTTTGCTTCCCTGTTAAACATCGTCAAAGCTGTTCATACTTGTATAACTCTACCATTGAATGATGTTGAGGTCTGCTGCTAACAAACTTGCTGGCTGTCGTGGTTTAGCCACTAATGCTGCCCGTAAGTCGCTTACCATTGGGTTAATACCCGGCGATGGTATTGGTAAGGAGGTTATTCCGGCGGGTAAGCAGGTGCTCCAAAGTTTGAACCCTAAGCATGGTTTGAACTTTGACTTCATTGATCTGCAAGCCGGTTTCCAGACTTTTCAAGACACTGGCAAGGCCCTTCCTGACGAAACCGTTCAAatattgaaggaaaaatgCCAAGGTGCTCTCTTCGGTGCAGTCCAATCTCCTACCACCAAAGTGGAAGGATACTCCTCTCCAATTGTGGCTCTGAGAAAGGCTATGGGTCTGTACGCCAATATCCGTCCAGTTAAGTCTGTAGAGGGCTCAAACGAGAGGCCCGTTGATATGATCATTGTGAGAGAAAATACAGAGGATCTATACAttaaaattgaaaagaccTATATTGACAAGGCCACCGGTACCAGAGTAGCTGAGGCGACTAAAAGAATCTCTGAGATCGCCACGCAAAGAATTGCCACTATTGCCTTGGACATCGCTTTGCAGAGGTTGCAAAACAACGGGAAAGCCACGTTGACAGTCACCCATAAGTCAAACGTCCTATCTCAAAGTGATGGTCTATTCAGAGAAGTCTGCAGGGAAATGTATGAAGCGAACAAGGACAAATACGCCGGCATCACATACAACGAGCAGATTGTCGACTCCATGGTATACAGAATGTTCAGAGAGCCTGAATGCTTCGATGTAATTGTTGCTCCAAACCTATATGGTGACATCTTATCTGACGGTGCGGCTGCACTTGTTGGGTCGCTAGGTGTAGTCCCAAGTGCTAACGTGGGTCCCGAGATCGTGATCGGTGAGCCATGCCATGGTTCCGCTCCTGATATTGCCGGAAAGGGTATTGCTAATCCAATTGCGACTATCAGGTCTACGGCTCTAATGCTGGAGTTTTTGGGTCACAACGAAGCAGCCCAAGATATCCACAAAGCTGTTGATGCAAACTTGAGAGACGGGTTAGTGAAAACTGCCGATCTTGGCGGTAACGCTACAACTCAAAATGTTGTCGATGATATCTTGGCCAGACTATAAATTATCTGATATGCCggaaaaaaacaacttATGATCGATTCATGAACTTTCTATAATGCATTATAATATAACTGTTTGTATAAGTATATTTCTCCCTTTAAGAATACCTAATGAACCCCGGTGCAGGTAAGTGGAAAGCTGTCTTAGTCAAGAAACTGTGCTGGGATATCTTTGTTTGAAGCTTTTTTCAAGTTCGTCAACAGCAGTATCGGATAACAGGTCTGCTGGTGTATTGAgtactgttgttgaatgctttttgtttatttttagAGATGACAGGTGGGCGGGTTTCTTCGGTGGTTTGGGTCTCAAGTGATCCGGCTTCTTCGGAACTACTGGTGGGGCTTTTGATTTTGCGGGATACTTACCATTATCATTATCCCTATTAATCAGAGCAGGCACAACAACAGGGTGTCCTGATGAGCCCCGAGCCGACAGAATCAATGGGGTCTGTGAAACACTGTTTTGTCTTACGAGGTGGTAGTGTGGATTGGTTGGGCTTACCATTTTTGGTCTCTTAGTATATTTCCCATACCCTGCAGCAGTTTTCTTCACCGGAGAATCTTCTGCGTTTTTCAGCAGATTCAAAACACGTTTCTCAATAGATGCCTTCATCTTCCTGTCCACCGCATATTTCAATGGCGATGGAGACTGGAATGATGTCTTTGGATCTGGGAGATGCAGGGTATCATACAGTTCATTTTCGTCAGAGAGTTCGGAATGGGTGGGAGACGATACAGCAGTTTTTAAACTGTTTGAAGTGTGTGTGGTTACCACAGCAGGGATAATTGGCGCGGAGTTAGGTTTTGCAATATTATTGTTTGATCCAATGGAATATGAGCTGCCTAAACGTTCCAAATGATTTCTTGCGTTCTCAACAGACAAAGCCTTGACATTATTTGCCATACCTGAAACACTATTTTTCAGCGATTCTATGGCAGATTTGATGCTGTTcccagtttcttgtacagtgtcaattgatgaagaagcAGATGAATCATTAGTAATGACGTTTCTTAATTGAACACCTAATCTCGATACAATGCTATTTCCTGTATTATCTGTTCTATCAGTGGAAATATGCGGTAATATCCTTGTATGTTGTAATGACGGCTCTTCAAGCGTTTGGGTTTCGGAATCAACGTAAGTCTTGTTTTTACTTCCAGTGCTATTTTGGGCCGGTATATTCAGTTTTGTGGTATTTCTTATGTTATCGTTCGCATGTTGATTGGCAAGGTAGCTTATTGCCGGTACTGAAGAGGATAGATAATGGTTTTCCAAACCATTGTTGCCATCTTCCAGTGAATTATATAAGGGTTTCGCAATGGTCTTGTTTGATACGATACCGATTGGCGGGGGCGTGTGGTGagaattgaaggaattTGGGGTTGTCTTGGTCATCACCAGCACTGGACCGTATGAGGACTTGATAGGGGAAAGTTGTGGCTTCAGTGGTgatatttcttttcctACACGTATTGCGGTAGTCTCTTTTGCAGATTGGTCGGTAAACTGAGTAGTGTTCGCTCTCGAAAAATTGACCGGCATGACTGACACAGCACCTTGGTGCCGCGACCTTTCCAAATAGAAGTTATCAATTGGGCAGGGAATATTTTgtatctttgaaatttcttCCAGCAATTGGCAGATGTTTGGTCTTTTTACCGGGTGCGGAGACAACAAAACTCTTACTACATTCTTCAAGCGATCGCTGTAGATTGGGTATGCAGGGTACTGGTAGCGCCCATTAAGTATTGCGACTTCTCTATCTTCTCGAAAGGTGTAGTGTAGTAGCATAATTTGTAAAGCAACACACCAAGAGCCCAGATGTCTGATTTTTCGTTCGATGGGAAATCCTTTGACGAGATCAATCATCTCAGGTGACCTATATTGAGCGGTCGTATTCTTCATAACATCATGCTGCACGTATTGCAGTTCCTGTGGATTCCTAGGAGGTCGTATTATGCCACATACAGAACCAAAGTCGCAGACTTTGAAAAGCCCATCCCCAGATATGAGCACGTTCTCAATTTTTATATCCCTATGAATCAGCGGAGGTAGTAGCTTATGCATGGCAGCAATACCTTGACACACTTGGTTCATTATATTTAGTacttcctgttcttgtagCCTTTCTCGTAGTTTTGTGTTCATAAAATCTAGCAAGCTACCCCGTTCACAATATTCcattaaaagaaaaacctCATAAGAACCATTACCAAACTCTGATTTTGCCGCATTAGAATCAATATATGAAACGACATGCCTATTATTTTTCAGTAGTTTCATTGCGTCAACTTCGGTTCTCAGGACATTCAAACCAGACTTATTTGGAACGATGACTCTTTTCAAGCAGGCAATATTGGAGTTTGTATATTCATCTTTCGGACTAATCTCCACAGAGTATATTTGAGCAAACCCACCACTCGTGAGATACTTTAGAATCTTTGCCTGATGACTTCCTACCTTTATAACGAACCCGGGTGGGTAGTTTGGGATCACTGGCTGATTCATActcaaaaatattctttgaccagtttttcaaatcaaTCGATACGTGATCGCAGTATCAATCTATAATTGATAAACAAATTGTCAGAGTTAAGGGATAAACCTGGATGGTCCACAAACAGCTTAAAAGGACAGCTCTACCTTACAGAATATGTGTTTATTTGTCCATCCAAAACTCATAtggcttttttttttcccgagatacttcaaaaaaaaaatcaaatacATTCTCGATACATATAAAGGAGAACGTAGTTTTAGGTGTACAAAGGTCGAATTTAActttgtttctctttaGAGCacaacaaaacattttctACTGACTCTATTTTTGACTCTTTCTGTTACAAAAACTGTCATTCCTGGCTGTAAATTGGGCTTTCTTCCAGCTTCTAATTCCATATGTAGGACAGTCAGTAGCGAAAgctttcagtttcttgaacaaactTACAATATGTATCGTTGTACTATATGAGTAAAATTCTTGTTATAAAGCAACACAACTGTACTTTCCCTTATTTTCTGGTTTTATCCAAAATTCCATGAAAGCTACTAGGGCAGAGCGTAATTCAACCGGTTTAGTAACATGAAACACTGTTTAATTGTAAAAACAGTTAGTAGTTATCCAATAGTCCATGCACATCAAGAACAATACATACTTTGAACCAGTGTCTACAAAATATATACGGAGAGTCAATGCAAAATATATAGCGCTGTGACATTTTCCAGTGTATATGAACTTGGTTTTTACCAACACAACTCCACTTGACACTAGTGATTGCTAAATTATCTCGTTCTTTAGTTTCAATGTGCCTTTGAGAAGATGatacaaaaaagaatgtaTGACCTTAGATCATACGAGTGacgaaacaaaacaaaTTGAGTGTAGCCAAGATCGACTGCAAAATAGGCATCCTAGGTACTTCAGAGATTTAAAAGTTGACCCTTATCCTTTTCACATTCTTCAAATTTCTATTCTGTCTGTAGTGCCATCAGTATATTAGAATGCATGTGCATTCGATACAGGAATATATTACAGACAtaaatttttaaaaaacaaaacaattgGTCTCTTGGCCCAGTTGGTTAAGGCACCGTGCTAATAACGCGGGGATCAGCAGTTCGATCCTGCTAGAgaccatttttttggttggAGATCTCATATCACTGTTTTTACTGAAAAATGCATCTATATTTGTCAGTTGTTTTCGGGGTACATTCTCCACACATAATATTTTATTGTCCGGGACTATGAACGAAGAAAGATCAACGAGTGTACTTGTTACCGCGTTATATACCGtcataaaaaaagaatgtGGTGAAACCGTATCAAGTGAGCAACAGCTGTTGCCCTTTTTTTAActcgtttttttttcgcttcagcgttgaaaaaaatacagaaaCTGATTCACCAAAAACtccaaaaaagaaaaaataaaagaaagagagaacaagttgaacaacttTTGACAGTCCCCATAAATCGcgttttccttcaaagtgggCCAAGCGGTTAACGATTCAAACTAGTTGATACAGCAGATAGATAGTTccttttattttattttgtttttttatctttgTATCATCCAAACGGAACCTTTCTACCGTTAgcttctattttttttcctttttatttctgAAATCCCCTCACCTGTGCGAGCTTTCCTTTTCCCGTCCGATTTAACTTTCCATCTGATTTTTAATTCTGTGAATTGATTAGTGGATCTTTGCCGCATTCAGTATCTCAATAAATTACAAAAAGAacttccttcttttttcactacattttcttttggataCCTAGTAATTGCGTTTGTTTTCTACAACATATATTTTGAGAAAACAGCTCGATTATAACCCGTTCCTTCCATAAAGAGACAACCTTTGTTTTTTCCCGTTACTAAGTCTTTATTCAATTCGTATACCGAATTCTTTAGTATAATGTCTCAAGAACAAATTCAACCAACTTCTCAAAGTTCCGAGGCGGAAATTTCCTCCGTTCCTCAATCTGAATCCCCAGTTACTACAGCTGCGACAGctccctcttcaattgaacCTTCTCAGAAGCAAGCTGCTTCGGAAGCTGATGTTGTTccagaagaaaatgaggaaGCTAACAAGGAACCTCCTGTTGTTCCTGCCAACGCTACCCATGGTGGTAGAGAAACATCCGATAGGGTGTTGTACGTCGGTAACCTTGATAAGTCAATTACCgaagatattttgaagcaaTATTTCCAGGTTGCTGGACAAATCGTCGACGTTAAAGTCATGATTGATAAGAAAAGCAACTATGTTAACTACGCCTTTGTCGAATATGCTAAAGCACATGATGCCTCGGTAGCCCTACAGACTTTGAACGGTATCCAAATTGAGAACAATAAAGTCAAAATCAACAGAGCTTTCCAGTCGCAACAGTCCACAACCGATGACAGTACGTTTAACCTGTTCGTTGGCGATCTAAACATTGATATTGATGATGACACTCTAAGCCGttctttcaaagacttCCCATCCTATATTCAAGCTCATGTAATGTGGGACATGCAAACTGGTAGATCCAGAGGTTACGGTTTCGTATCTTTTGctgatcaagaacaagcTCAAAAAGCTATGGAAGAAATGCAAGGCAAGGAGCTCAACGGCAGGCCAATCAGAATAAATTGGGCCACAAAGCGTGACAACAACCAACAGCAGAACCATGGCGGTCCACGTCGCGGAGGGTTCCGTaacaataacaataacAGAAGAGGTGGTATGATGCAAGAACCACAGGTTAACATTCCAATCGATGGGATGCCACCTCAAATGGTTCCACCACAGCCAATGGTGGCGCAGTCAATGACTTCTGCCATTCCTTTCCAGGATACACAACAAGGTGCACCAATGGGTGCTCTACCACCAGTGAACCCACAGGCTGTTGACGACATGATTAGAAGAGCTCCACCAAGAGTCTCCACTGCTTACATTGGTAACATCCCACACTTTGCTACAGAGGCAGACTTGATTCCATTGCTACAGAGTTTTGGCTTCATTCTCGATTTCACGCACTAT from Huiozyma naganishii CBS 8797 chromosome 1, complete genome encodes:
- the RSM25 gene encoding mitochondrial 37S ribosomal protein mS23 (similar to Saccharomyces cerevisiae RSM25 (YIL093C); ancestral locus Anc_2.290), which translates into the protein MKIQTNAVNILERTSAFLESGVIQKVPAWYNVVAANPPKKKFERKPIFVNPSTGKARVNLKSFLDSKRNAHEIYKTRYSMADKQVSHNALYRPPKLVYLEDQLRQLFYDQHPWERSRPMILIENNVTPKFDWSRIQQLGKRLDGESVVQRALFLLEGGHCDSLSTAYDKARFEFYRIRMQQELEEQISQEEAAMYGSVYTQSAIEFGLEKEGKVIETWKRRVIKETEAMLARRASPSESWNPEELEGENEETAEEKDGQEVENLFL
- the PUB1 gene encoding Pub1p (similar to Saccharomyces cerevisiae PUB1 (YNL016W); ancestral locus Anc_2.306), translating into MSQEQIQPTSQSSEAEISSVPQSESPVTTAATAPSSIEPSQKQAASEADVVPEENEEANKEPPVVPANATHGGRETSDRVLYVGNLDKSITEDILKQYFQVAGQIVDVKVMIDKKSNYVNYAFVEYAKAHDASVALQTLNGIQIENNKVKINRAFQSQQSTTDDSTFNLFVGDLNIDIDDDTLSRSFKDFPSYIQAHVMWDMQTGRSRGYGFVSFADQEQAQKAMEEMQGKELNGRPIRINWATKRDNNQQQNHGGPRRGGFRNNNNNRRGGMMQEPQVNIPIDGMPPQMVPPQPMVAQSMTSAIPFQDTQQGAPMGALPPVNPQAVDDMIRRAPPRVSTAYIGNIPHFATEADLIPLLQSFGFILDFTHYPEKGCCFIKYDTHEQAAVCIVALANFNFQGRNLRTGWGKERNTFAPPQQQQAQPGMMPVMMGEQQPPQQQQ
- the PRK1 gene encoding serine/threonine protein kinase PRK1 (similar to Saccharomyces cerevisiae PRK1 (YIL095W) and ARK1 (YNL020C); ancestral locus Anc_2.284) — its product is MNQPVIPNYPPGFVIKVGSHQAKILKYLTSGGFAQIYSVEISPKDEYTNSNIACLKRVIVPNKSGLNVLRTEVDAMKLLKNNRHVVSYIDSNAAKSEFGNGSYEVFLLMEYCERGSLLDFMNTKLRERLQEQEVLNIMNQVCQGIAAMHKLLPPLIHRDIKIENVLISGDGLFKVCDFGSVCGIIRPPRNPQELQYVQHDVMKNTTAQYRSPEMIDLVKGFPIERKIRHLGSWCVALQIMLLHYTFREDREVAILNGRYQYPAYPIYSDRLKNVVRVLLSPHPVKRPNICQLLEEISKIQNIPCPIDNFYLERSRHQGAVSVMPVNFSRANTTQFTDQSAKETTAIRVGKEISPLKPQLSPIKSSYGPVLVMTKTTPNSFNSHHTPPPIGIVSNKTIAKPLYNSLEDGNNGLENHYLSSSVPAISYLANQHANDNIRNTTKLNIPAQNSTGSKNKTYVDSETQTLEEPSLQHTRILPHISTDRTDNTGNSIVSRLGVQLRNVITNDSSASSSIDTVQETGNSIKSAIESLKNSVSGMANNVKALSVENARNHLERLGSSYSIGSNNNIAKPNSAPIIPAVVTTHTSNSLKTAVSSPTHSELSDENELYDTLHLPDPKTSFQSPSPLKYAVDRKMKASIEKRVLNLLKNAEDSPVKKTAAGYGKYTKRPKMVSPTNPHYHLVRQNSVSQTPLILSARGSSGHPVVVPALINRDNDNGKYPAKSKAPPVVPKKPDHLRPKPPKKPAHLSSLKINKKHSTTVLNTPADLLSDTAVDELEKSFKQRYPSTVS
- the UTP25 gene encoding rRNA-binding ribosome biosynthesis protein UTP25 (similar to Saccharomyces cerevisiae YIL091C; ancestral locus Anc_2.292), whose translation is MNNRSGKRGRKELRHLKRTTKRPAIDDPPRESAPVEDDFVGPADQMVNVSDSAEDGDGSDSDAEARKGKVYGALLTILKSEHPEAKKRKTKKSSDGGEVDKILVHDDNHEELEEENEEEQIDNAILDNRTQSDSEDEQDVAAEEFDSEDEQDPFESHFNQFPETEINTLDAAFKSKQLQYRSVKLQPAKVTKVKDEYLIYSEPTVPGGKQLSKKLIESNTKCSIGSYFLKKRLKIQNDLLENKPDNLASIQKELVDPMFQYKDILYEYENYGKSEDEYRQLYALHALNHVYKTRDRILKNNQRLQENSDTECLDQGFTRPKVLIIAPTRDTAYSIVTTIINKSGIDQVDKRGKFKDQFYEDSLPPSSKPKSFQSIFKGNTNDFFVLGMKFTRKAIKLYSNFYQSDIIVCSPLGLQMIVENTDKKKRQDDFLSSIEITIIDQLHSIEYQNISHLYTIFEHLNNIPDEQHDADFSRIRMWYINDQARFFRQTMVFTKYISPTANSIINGKCRNWSGRWKNHRIVSNEASHIGKLSLRVRQIFQRFEVTGGSIVDEPDYRFKFFTSVIIPGILKSTGYEDGILIYIPEYTDYVRVRNYLKEKTRILFGDINEYSSQKQLTANRSLFQQGRLKVLLYTERLHHYRRYEIKGVKSVIFYKPPSDPEFYTEVVRNIGRNAFLGNTDLNISTVRCIYSKLDALALENVVGTQRAGVLCHGQNEIYEFK
- the LYS12 gene encoding homoisocitrate dehydrogenase (similar to Saccharomyces cerevisiae LYS12 (YIL094C); ancestral locus Anc_2.287), producing the protein MMLRSAANKLAGCRGLATNAARKSLTIGLIPGDGIGKEVIPAGKQVLQSLNPKHGLNFDFIDLQAGFQTFQDTGKALPDETVQILKEKCQGALFGAVQSPTTKVEGYSSPIVALRKAMGLYANIRPVKSVEGSNERPVDMIIVRENTEDLYIKIEKTYIDKATGTRVAEATKRISEIATQRIATIALDIALQRLQNNGKATLTVTHKSNVLSQSDGLFREVCREMYEANKDKYAGITYNEQIVDSMVYRMFREPECFDVIVAPNLYGDILSDGAAALVGSLGVVPSANVGPEIVIGEPCHGSAPDIAGKGIANPIATIRSTALMLEFLGHNEAAQDIHKAVDANLRDGLVKTADLGGNATTQNVVDDILARL